From a region of the Enterobacter sp. JBIWA008 genome:
- a CDS encoding DUF2778 domain-containing protein codes for MQICRMDYNDVSADGRRLKLHVYGVGTFPVFSGIEPVTNIAECAFIRNAALPVGTYWIVDAPEGSIANRVERFVKDFKNGTDHSEWFGLFNASTMADNVFVNGVDRGPFRLHPLRPNGEGESWGCITFYNIPDFQLVRKSLLARKKIRVPGGKGLMAYGRIDVTGRADYASCKDKK; via the coding sequence ATGCAGATTTGTAGGATGGACTACAACGATGTCTCCGCCGATGGAAGAAGACTGAAACTACACGTTTATGGCGTTGGGACGTTTCCCGTTTTTTCAGGGATAGAACCCGTAACCAATATCGCAGAGTGCGCCTTTATCAGGAATGCAGCATTACCTGTGGGTACGTACTGGATCGTTGATGCACCGGAAGGCAGTATTGCTAATCGGGTCGAGCGTTTTGTAAAAGACTTCAAGAACGGGACCGATCATTCTGAATGGTTCGGCTTGTTTAATGCTTCGACCATGGCCGATAACGTATTTGTGAATGGGGTCGACAGAGGACCATTTCGACTTCATCCATTGAGGCCGAATGGTGAGGGAGAGTCGTGGGGATGCATAACGTTCTATAATATCCCTGATTTTCAGCTGGTCAGAAAATCTTTGCTTGCACGTAAGAAGATTCGTGTTCCTGGTGGTAAAGGGTTGATGGCATATGGACGTATTGATGTGACAGGAAGGGCTGATTATGCTTCATGCAAAGATAAAAAATAA
- the trpS gene encoding tryptophan--tRNA ligase, which translates to MNAPTILTGDRPTGPLHLGHFVGSLRQRVALQQTHSQFVLIADLQGLTDNGSNPQKIRDNIPEVLADYLAAGIDPNLTTICLQSALPALAELTMLYMNIVTFARVERNPTVKNEIAQKGFARSLPVGFMAYPISQAADITAFKAECVPVGDDQLPMIEQTNEIVHKMNSLLPAPVLRHCRAMLSDTSRLPGIDGSAKMSKSLGNTLHLSASEETIHRAVSAMYTDPNHLKVSDPGQIEGNVVFTYLDAFHPDKEKVAAMKVHYQAGGLGDRVCKNELEGCLQELIAPMRERRAMYMQDKGELMAMLKHGTERAQGVTQETLREVKVGLGVPVF; encoded by the coding sequence ATGAACGCACCCACCATCCTCACCGGCGATCGCCCAACCGGCCCGCTGCACCTCGGCCACTTCGTCGGATCGCTGCGCCAGCGCGTGGCGCTCCAGCAGACGCACAGCCAGTTTGTGCTGATCGCCGACCTGCAGGGGCTGACCGACAACGGCAGCAACCCGCAGAAGATCCGCGATAACATCCCCGAAGTGCTGGCCGACTACCTGGCTGCGGGCATCGACCCGAACCTGACTACAATCTGCCTGCAGTCCGCCCTGCCCGCCCTCGCCGAGCTGACGATGCTGTATATGAACATCGTCACCTTCGCCCGCGTGGAGCGTAACCCGACGGTGAAAAACGAGATTGCGCAGAAGGGCTTCGCCCGCTCGCTGCCGGTCGGTTTTATGGCCTATCCCATCAGCCAGGCGGCGGACATCACCGCGTTTAAGGCCGAGTGCGTGCCCGTCGGCGACGACCAGCTGCCGATGATTGAGCAGACCAACGAGATTGTGCACAAGATGAACAGCCTGCTGCCCGCCCCGGTGCTGCGCCACTGCAGGGCGATGCTGAGCGACACCAGCCGTCTGCCCGGCATCGACGGCAGCGCCAAGATGTCGAAATCGCTGGGCAACACGCTGCACCTTTCGGCTAGCGAAGAGACCATTCACCGTGCGGTGAGCGCCATGTACACCGACCCGAACCACCTGAAGGTGAGCGACCCGGGGCAAATTGAGGGGAACGTGGTGTTTACGTACCTCGACGCGTTTCATCCGGACAAGGAGAAAGTGGCGGCGATGAAGGTGCACTATCAGGCGGGTGGGCTGGGTGACCGGGTATGTAAGAATGAACTGGAGGGTTGTTTGCAGGAGCTGATTGCACCGATGCGGGAGCGTCGGGCGATGTATATGCAGGATAAAGGCGAGCTGATGGCGATGCTGAAGCACGGCACGGAACGGGCGCAGGGGGTGACGCAGGAGACGTTGAGGGAGGTGAAGGTTGGGCTGGGGGTGCCGGTGTTTTGA
- a CDS encoding phosphorothioated DNA-binding restriction endonuclease, translated as MASSKTLEQAIADITIWRKGEQRAPHKPLLLLYVLANYQQGHARLFDYGTEVREQLHSLLERFGPQRAQYRPDMPFWRLQGDGFWELRNAERCSTSGTSKQPPAGELVENHVAGGFDNPHYTRLINSKNLINSIAQQILEAHFTESIQEELADELGFDLLQIRKQRDPLFRQQVLRAYNYQCAVCGFNMRHDNTSVALEAAHIKWKQHGGPCEIANGLALCSIHHRAFDKGSLGVDANMRVQISSAVNGNNVVSRFFWDFAGAQIHLPLQKENYPQVNYIEWHIREIFRK; from the coding sequence ATGGCTTCCAGCAAAACTCTCGAACAGGCAATTGCCGACATCACTATCTGGCGCAAAGGCGAACAGCGTGCGCCGCATAAGCCTTTATTGCTTCTGTACGTGCTGGCGAACTATCAGCAGGGGCATGCGCGACTGTTTGATTACGGTACTGAAGTACGCGAGCAGCTGCACAGCCTGCTGGAACGTTTTGGACCACAGCGTGCACAGTACCGTCCTGATATGCCGTTCTGGCGTTTACAAGGTGATGGCTTTTGGGAACTACGCAATGCGGAGCGCTGTTCCACATCAGGTACCAGCAAACAACCTCCTGCGGGAGAGCTGGTTGAAAATCATGTTGCAGGCGGTTTTGACAACCCGCATTACACTCGTTTGATAAACAGTAAGAATCTGATTAACTCTATAGCTCAGCAAATCCTCGAAGCACACTTTACCGAAAGCATCCAGGAAGAACTCGCCGACGAGTTGGGATTCGATCTCCTGCAAATTCGCAAACAGCGCGATCCCTTATTTCGACAGCAGGTATTGCGAGCCTATAACTATCAGTGCGCCGTTTGCGGTTTCAATATGCGACATGATAATACCTCTGTCGCACTTGAAGCCGCTCATATCAAATGGAAGCAACATGGAGGACCATGTGAGATCGCGAATGGTTTAGCTCTCTGCTCAATCCATCATAGAGCCTTTGATAAAGGCTCTCTTGGAGTGGATGCAAACATGCGCGTTCAAATATCTTCCGCTGTAAATGGCAACAACGTTGTATCCAGATTTTTTTGGGACTTCGCAGGAGCGCAAATTCACCTCCCACTACAGAAAGAAAATTATCCGCAGGTTAATTATATAGAGTGGCATATACGCGAAATTTTCAGAAAGTAA
- a CDS encoding SymE family type I addiction module toxin translates to MAATNFKPEFTVCKTGSDAFTGMIENRELVRKNSARRLHGNPPNAAPVHPRAETQQDSAACCELYARIDMKYLLLGGDWLTRAGFINGMPVKIRAMKDCIVITPQHTRELWGCLEGMSVVDINKQKVAQWLKTFPGTLNDTGDIPMVKRGNGLAE, encoded by the coding sequence ATGGCTGCGACGAATTTTAAGCCAGAGTTTACTGTTTGCAAAACAGGATCAGATGCTTTCACCGGCATGATTGAAAACCGCGAGCTGGTACGCAAAAACAGCGCCCGCCGCCTTCACGGCAACCCGCCTAACGCGGCGCCCGTCCATCCCCGCGCGGAAACGCAGCAGGACAGTGCCGCCTGCTGCGAACTCTATGCTCGCATAGACATGAAATATCTTCTTCTGGGCGGTGACTGGCTAACCCGTGCAGGTTTTATCAACGGCATGCCAGTGAAAATCCGCGCCATGAAAGACTGCATTGTGATTACGCCGCAGCATACAAGAGAATTATGGGGCTGTCTGGAAGGGATGAGCGTGGTGGATATAAATAAACAGAAAGTCGCGCAGTGGTTAAAAACGTTTCCGGGGACGTTGAATGATACGGGAGATATACCTATGGTGAAGCGCGGGAATGGTCTGGCAGAATAA
- the fosA gene encoding FosA/FosA2 family fosfomycin resistance glutathione transferase, giving the protein MLQSLNHLTFAVSDLQKSVTFWHELLGLALHARWNTGAYLTCGDLWVCLSYDEARQYVPPQESDYTHYAFTVAEEDFEPFSQRLEQAGVTVWKQNKSEGASFYFLDPDGHKLELHVGSLAARLAACRKKPYAGMVFTSDEA; this is encoded by the coding sequence ATGCTGCAATCTCTCAACCATCTGACCTTCGCGGTTAGCGACCTGCAAAAAAGCGTTACCTTCTGGCACGAGCTGCTGGGGCTTGCGCTGCACGCCCGCTGGAATACCGGGGCCTATCTCACCTGCGGCGACCTGTGGGTCTGCCTGTCGTACGACGAGGCGCGCCAGTACGTGCCGCCGCAGGAGAGCGACTACACCCACTACGCGTTTACCGTTGCGGAAGAGGATTTTGAACCGTTCTCGCAAAGGCTTGAGCAGGCGGGCGTCACCGTCTGGAAGCAGAACAAAAGCGAGGGGGCGTCGTTCTATTTTCTCGACCCGGACGGGCACAAGCTGGAGCTGCACGTGGGCAGCCTCGCCGCGCGGCTGGCGGCGTGTCGGAAGAAGCCCTACGCGGGCATGGTGTTTACCTCAGACGAGGCTTGA
- a CDS encoding winged helix-turn-helix domain-containing protein, which yields MAFPSYKEIEIPLLLNIYNRGGEVSSSSCYEPLGREFGLTDEEMSILLPDDSNRPQWNNMVQWARKKLVDYKYLHNAKESGLGIWKLTHEGIKKAESLSTKLDIDYPDDVPETFYEGAVKQIKVNKYERSKTARDKCIDHYGCQCSVCNMDFEKTYGETGKDYIHVHHITPLSEIGERYKLDPVNDLRPVCPNCNAMIHRQKPSLTIEELKVLMTKAQKENESAQSKLTQ from the coding sequence ATGGCATTCCCGAGTTATAAAGAGATTGAGATTCCCTTACTTTTAAATATTTATAACCGAGGAGGAGAAGTTAGTTCTTCCTCATGTTATGAACCGTTGGGGAGGGAATTCGGCCTTACCGATGAAGAAATGAGCATCTTACTTCCTGATGATAGCAACCGTCCCCAATGGAACAACATGGTCCAATGGGCGCGAAAAAAGCTTGTTGATTACAAGTATCTTCATAATGCCAAAGAATCAGGCCTTGGCATCTGGAAACTCACTCATGAGGGCATCAAAAAAGCAGAATCGCTTTCTACCAAGTTAGATATCGATTATCCAGATGATGTCCCGGAAACTTTTTATGAAGGGGCCGTAAAACAGATCAAAGTTAACAAGTACGAACGTAGCAAAACAGCAAGAGACAAATGTATAGACCATTACGGCTGTCAATGTAGTGTGTGCAATATGGACTTTGAGAAAACATATGGTGAAACCGGCAAGGACTATATCCACGTCCACCATATCACCCCTCTCTCTGAGATTGGAGAGCGCTACAAACTCGATCCTGTAAATGATCTTCGCCCTGTCTGTCCCAATTGCAATGCAATGATCCACAGGCAAAAACCCTCACTTACTATTGAGGAATTGAAGGTCTTGATGACCAAAGCACAAAAAGAAAATGAATCGGCACAGAGCAAGTTAACTCAGTAA